From Nocardioides faecalis:
GGAAGCGGTGCTCAGCGAGGCTCGAGTACGACGACCGGGATCTCCCGGTCGGTCCAGGACTGGTAGTTGTCGAAGTCGGCGTAGAGGTCGACCAGGCGCGGCCACAGCGCGGCCCGCTCGACCGGGTCGGCGACCCGGGCCCGCACCTTGCGGTCGCGCTCGCGGGGCAGGTGGATGGTGGTCTCCGGGTTCGCCAGCAGGTTGTGGAACCACTGCGGGTTCTTCGGCAGCCCGCCCTGGGAGGCGACCACGACGGTGCGCGGGCCGTCGGGCAGGTAGAGCAGCGGGGTGGTGAACCGCTTGCCGCTCTTGCGACCGACGTGGTCGAGCAGCAGCACCGGGACCGGCTTCTTCCAGCCCGCCCCGATCCGCCACGTCGCGCCGATCCGCCCGTTGGTCAGCCGGAAGAGCGCGACGTTGCCCTTGGCGCCGTACTTGATGAGCGAGGCGACGATCGGCTTGTCGAGTCCTTGCGGCTTCTCCTTGGGCAGCGCCATGGGCTCACTCTGGCACAAACCTAGAACACGTTCTACTGTGCGGGGATGCGCTTCTCCTTCGCGGAGGGCATGACCCATGCCCGCTACTACGCGCCCCTGGCCCAGGCCTGCGAGACCAACGGCTTCACCTCGATGACGATCGCGGACAGCCTGATCTATCCGAAGGAGTCGGACTCCAAGTACCCCTACACCGACACCGGGGACCGGGAGTTCCTGCTCGGCAAGGAGTTCATCGAGACCTTCATCCTGTGCGCGCACCTGTTCGCGGTGACCGAGACGCTGCGGCTCACCCCGTTCGTGCTCAAGCTGCCGGTGCGCCCGCCGGTGCTGGCGGCCAAGCAGGCCTCCTCCCTGGCGTTCCTGTCCGGCAACCGGCTCGGCCTGGGTGTCGGGCTCTCGCCGTGGCCCGAAGACTTCGCCGCCCTCGGCGTGCCGTGGGAGCGCCGCGGCAAGCGGATGGACGAGTGCATGGACATCCTGCGCGGGCTCACCCAGCCCGGCGAGGAGCCGACCTTCTTCGGCTACGACGGCGAGTTCTTCTCCTTCGAGCCGCTGCAGCAGTGCCCCGCCCCGACCGAGCGGATCCCGCTGCTGGTCGGCGGCCACTCGGACGCGGCCCTGCGCCGCGCCGTGCGCAAGGGCGACGGCTGGATGCACGCCGGCGGCGACGGCGAGGAGCTCGACCGCCTCCTCGACCGGCTCGCCGAGATCCGCAAGGAGGAGGGCGACGACCGCGACGACTTCGAGGTGCACGTCATCTCCTACGACGCCTACACCCCCGACGGCGTACGACGCCTCGAGGACCGCGGCGTCACCGACTGCATCGTGGGCTTCCGGATCCCCTACATCCAAGGCCCCGACCCCGAGCCGCTGGAGAAGAAGGTCGCTCACCTCGAGCAGTACGCCGAGAGCGTGATCGCGAAGGTGAACGGGTGAGCGCCGCTCCCCCCGGCAGCCTGGGCCTGACCGCGCCGCTGACCGAGGCGATCACCGAGGCGGAGGAGCTGATCGCCAACGCGCCGTTCATCCGCACCGAGGCGGACCGGCTCGAGGGCTACGACTACCTCGCCGGCCGGATCCGGATGGCGATGCAGACGGCGTTCGACTACGACCTCGCCCAGCCGCTGTTCATCAACCCCACCCACCAGTTCTCCCGCCAGGGCCTGGACAACCCGGACGCGATCTACTTCTACGCCTACCTCGTCGAGGGCGCCGAGTACGTCGTCCGCGGCCGTCGCGGCACGTCGGCGGACCTGTCGTTCCAGGTGATGGGCGGCGGCTACAGCGCCGACTCCGCACCGCCGTCGCTGCTGGCGTTCGACGACCGCGAGCTCGACATCGCCGAGGACGGCTCGTTCGAGTTCACCTACGTCGCCGAGCCGGGCGCGAAGACGCTGATCGTGCGCGAGGTCTTCAACGACTGGGACGCCGAGACCCGCGGCACGCTCACCATCGAGCGCACCGACACGATCGGGAAGCCGCGGGCGCCGCTGACCGAGGCACTGCTGCGCAAGAAGTACGAGGTGGCGGCCCGCTCGCTGGTCGGCTCCATCCAGACGTGGTTCGCGTTCCCGCACTTCTTCCAGTACAAGGAGCCGGTCAACACCCTCACCGTCCCGGCGTCCACGCCGGGCGGGCTGCCGTCGCAGTTCTCCTCGATCGGGCACTACGAGCTCGCCGAGGACGAGGCGATGGTGGTGACGGTGCCGGTGTGCGAGGACTGCGCCTACCAGGCGATCCAGATCGGCTCGGACTGGTACGCCTCCACCGACTACGAGACCCACCAGACCTCGCTGACCAAGGCACAGGCGGTGGCGGGCGACGACGGTCTGCTGCGGTTCGTGATCTCCGAGCGCCCACCGGGACCGGGCGGCTCCCCGAGTGCCAACTGGCTGGAGACGCTGGGGCACCGCACCGGGCCGATCATGCTGCGCTGGCAGCAGCTGAGCCGCCCCCTGGGCGCCGCGGACGGCCCCGTGGTGGAGGTGATGAAGGTGGACGAGGTGCCGGCGCGGGTGCCGGGGATCGTCGGCCTCACCGAGGATGAGCACACCGCCCGGATCGCCGCGCGGCAGCGGGCCGTGGCGCGCCGGATGATCAGCTGACGCCCGGCGCCACGGCGGGTCGCAAAGCGCCGCCGAGCACGGGTCGGGCGTGTGAGGATCGCGGCATGGACGAACGCATCGCACTCGACCTGCCCGACGGCCGCGTGCTGGACGTGCGCGTCTCCGGGCCCGCGGACGGGGTCCCGCTGCTGTGGCACCACGGCACGCCGGGCTGCAGCCTGCAGACCCGCGCGATGGCGGCGGCGACCGCGGAGCGCGGGCTGCGGCTGGTCACCTACTCCCGCGCCGGCGCGGTCGGCTCCACCCGGCGGCCGGGACGTCTGGTCGCGGACGTCGCCGACGACATGGCCGCGGTCGCCGACCACCTGGGCGTCGAGGAGTTCCTGACCGGCGGCGCCTCCGGCGGCGGTCCGCACGCGCTGGCCACCGGCGCGGGTCTCCCCGACCGGGTGCTGGCCGTGCTCGCCGTGTGCTGCGTGAAGCCGTACGTCGACCAGCCGGACTTCCTGGACGGCATGGGCGCCGACAACGTCGAGGAGTTCGGGCTCGCACTGCAGGGCGAGGAGGCGCTGATGCCGTTCCTCGAGCGGGAACGCGAGGCCGTCCTCGCCACGGACGCCGAGGGCGTCGTCGCGACCATGGCGTCCCTGCTGCCCGACGTCGACCGCGCCGTGCTGACCAGTGAGGTGGGCGAGGACCTCGTCACCGGACTGAAGAGCGGCGTGCAGGAGCTGTACGGGTGGTTGGACGACGACCTGGCGTTCACCCGCGACTGGGGCTTCGCCCTCGACGATCTCTCCGTGCCGTCCTACCTGTGGCAGGGCAGCGAGGACCTCATGGTGCCGTTCCACCACGGCGAGTGGCTCGCCGCCCGCATCCCGGGCGTCGTGCCGCACCTGGTGCCGGGCGAGGGCCACCTGTCCATCGCGGTCGGCTCCTTCGGCCCGATGCTGGACGAGCTGCTCGCCCACGTCCCGCGCAGCTGACTCCTTCCCCAAAACTGGAACACGTTCTAGTGTGTCCGCCATGGTGGACCTGCTGACCGACAAGGTCGTCGTGCTGTCCGGAGTCGGCCCCGGCCTGGGGCGTGCCCTGGGCGAGGAGGCCGCGAAGATGGGGGCGGACCTGGTGCTGGCCAGCCGGACCCCGAAGCGGCTGGAGAAGATGGCCGAGGTGGTCCGCGCGCACGGGCGCCGTGCGCTCGTCGTACCGACCGACATCACCGACGAGGACGCCCGGCAAGCGCTCGTGGACGCGGCGGTGGCCGAGTTCGGCAAGGTCGACTGCCTGATCAACAACGCCTTCGGCATCCCGCCGATGGACCCGCTCACCACCTTGGACCTGGACGGGCTGCGCACCGCCAACGAGACGAACGTGTTCGCGCCGCTGCGGCTGTCCGCGCTGTTCGCCGACGCCCTCGCGCAGACCGACGACAAGCCCGGCGGCTCGGTGATCATGGTCAACTCCTGCGTGCTCTACTCCAGCCAGCCGGAGTACGCCGGCTACAAGCTGTCCAAGGGGGCGCTCGAGCACCTCGCCTCCTCGCTGGCCACCGAGCTCGGGCCGCGCGGGATCCGGGTCAACAGCGTCGCGCCGTCCTACATCTACGAGGACGTGAACAAGGCCTACTTCGACTGGATCGCCTCCGAGACCGGCCGCACCCACGCCGAGGTGTACGCCGAGAAGGCCGCGCCCACCGACCTCAAGCGGCTCGCCACGCCCGATGAGGTGGCGCGGGCGACGCTGTTCCTGGCCTCCGACCTCGCCTCCGCGGTGACCGGGCAGATCCTCAACGTCGACTGCGGGGAGTTCCACGCATGAGCGAGCCGCGGCGGCGTGCGGACGTCGGCAGCTACGAGGACATCTGCACCGCGGCGGTGCGCACCACCGGGCTCAGCGACTTCGGCGGGCCGGGCGAGCGGGAGCACGAGGAGGGCCTGCGGCTGCTGGTCGACGACCTCGCCTCCCCGGAGGCCGGGCTGACCGAGGTCGGCAACTACTTCCACCGCGCGCAGGTGAAGAGCGCGCTGGTCGGGCGGCTGATGACCCAGGCGCGGTTCACCGAGTTCCCGCAGCACCGTGACGTGGTGATCGAGCGGCCGATCTTCGTGGTCGGGCTGCCCCGTACCGGCACCACCGCCCTGCACCGGTTGTTGTGCGCCGACCCCGCACACCAGGGCCTGGAGGCGTGGCTGACGGAGTTCCCGCAGCCGCGCCCGCCGCGAGCGACCTGGGAGGACGACCCGATCTTCGCCGCGATGCAGGCGGCCTTCCACCAGCACCACGTCACCAACCCCGAGTTCATGGGGATCCACTACATGGATGCCACCTCGGTCGAGGAGTGCTGGCGGCTGCTGCGCCAGACCGGCAAGTCGATCTCCTTCGAGTCCCTGGCCAACGTGCCGCGCTACTCGGCCTGGCTGGCCGAGCAGGACTGGACCGACGCCTACGCCCGGCACCGGCAGAACCTGCAGCTGATCGGGCTCAACGACACCGACAAGCGGTGGGTGCTGAAGAACCCCTC
This genomic window contains:
- a CDS encoding SDR family oxidoreductase, with the translated sequence MVDLLTDKVVVLSGVGPGLGRALGEEAAKMGADLVLASRTPKRLEKMAEVVRAHGRRALVVPTDITDEDARQALVDAAVAEFGKVDCLINNAFGIPPMDPLTTLDLDGLRTANETNVFAPLRLSALFADALAQTDDKPGGSVIMVNSCVLYSSQPEYAGYKLSKGALEHLASSLATELGPRGIRVNSVAPSYIYEDVNKAYFDWIASETGRTHAEVYAEKAAPTDLKRLATPDEVARATLFLASDLASAVTGQILNVDCGEFHA
- a CDS encoding alpha/beta fold hydrolase, which translates into the protein MDERIALDLPDGRVLDVRVSGPADGVPLLWHHGTPGCSLQTRAMAAATAERGLRLVTYSRAGAVGSTRRPGRLVADVADDMAAVADHLGVEEFLTGGASGGGPHALATGAGLPDRVLAVLAVCCVKPYVDQPDFLDGMGADNVEEFGLALQGEEALMPFLEREREAVLATDAEGVVATMASLLPDVDRAVLTSEVGEDLVTGLKSGVQELYGWLDDDLAFTRDWGFALDDLSVPSYLWQGSEDLMVPFHHGEWLAARIPGVVPHLVPGEGHLSIAVGSFGPMLDELLAHVPRS
- a CDS encoding sulfotransferase family protein, which translates into the protein MSEPRRRADVGSYEDICTAAVRTTGLSDFGGPGEREHEEGLRLLVDDLASPEAGLTEVGNYFHRAQVKSALVGRLMTQARFTEFPQHRDVVIERPIFVVGLPRTGTTALHRLLCADPAHQGLEAWLTEFPQPRPPRATWEDDPIFAAMQAAFHQHHVTNPEFMGIHYMDATSVEECWRLLRQTGKSISFESLANVPRYSAWLAEQDWTDAYARHRQNLQLIGLNDTDKRWVLKNPSHLVALDALMTVYPDALVVMTQRDPVTSIASACSLSAEATADTSTTFVGKTIGRTQLDMLSRSWHTFWDTREKYDAGQFFDVDYRAFVSDPVGTVGAIYDAFGIEWSPAARAEVSRIDAESRTGRARPAHRYELADYGLDEDTVRAAFAR
- a CDS encoding TIGR03619 family F420-dependent LLM class oxidoreductase yields the protein MRFSFAEGMTHARYYAPLAQACETNGFTSMTIADSLIYPKESDSKYPYTDTGDREFLLGKEFIETFILCAHLFAVTETLRLTPFVLKLPVRPPVLAAKQASSLAFLSGNRLGLGVGLSPWPEDFAALGVPWERRGKRMDECMDILRGLTQPGEEPTFFGYDGEFFSFEPLQQCPAPTERIPLLVGGHSDAALRRAVRKGDGWMHAGGDGEELDRLLDRLAEIRKEEGDDRDDFEVHVISYDAYTPDGVRRLEDRGVTDCIVGFRIPYIQGPDPEPLEKKVAHLEQYAESVIAKVNG
- a CDS encoding nitroreductase family deazaflavin-dependent oxidoreductase, producing the protein MALPKEKPQGLDKPIVASLIKYGAKGNVALFRLTNGRIGATWRIGAGWKKPVPVLLLDHVGRKSGKRFTTPLLYLPDGPRTVVVASQGGLPKNPQWFHNLLANPETTIHLPRERDRKVRARVADPVERAALWPRLVDLYADFDNYQSWTDREIPVVVLEPR